Genomic window (Candidatus Nealsonbacteria bacterium):
AATTAATGGCGAGGTTGCTTTATTATCCTTAACAAAATCGGCCAGGATACTACTATCTGCATCATCACTTACTGGTGCCTCAAGAGATGCGGTTCTCTGAAAAATCTTTGTAATATGGATTACTTTTTCTATACTAAGACCCATTTCTGCTGCTACCTCTTCGGATGAGGGCTCTCTTCCAAGATTTTGCAATAGGTCTCTTCTTATCTTGCTGTACTTGGAAATGGTTTCAATCATATGAACCGGAATACGAATAGTGCGAGCCTGGTCAGCTAAGGCCCTGTTTATGGCTTGTCTTATCCACCAAGTTGCATAGGTTGAAAACTTATACCCCCTTCTCCAATCAAATTTCTCTACCGCCCTAAATAGTCCCAAGTTTCCTTCTTGAATTAAATCTAAAAGAGTGAGATTGCTTGATTTTCCAATGTATTTTTTTGCAATCGAAACAACTAGTCTCAAATTGGCTTGTATTAACTTAGATGTAGCTTTGGGGTCACCAGCTTCAATACCTCTAGCTAATTCCTTTTCTTCATCAGCAGTCAAAAACGAAGTTCTGGATATCTCCTTTAAATACATTTGAATCGGATCAACTTTTAGTTTTAAATCGTCCTTATTCGCCTTTAATTTATCAGTTTCTGTTTCAAGAAAACTCTTCTTCTCCTTAATGATTACGCCTAAATTCTGAAGTTCGTCATAAAAAGCCTCTAATCCATCAATATCATCTTCAATATTGGGAAAGAAATATAATATCTCGGTCATAGTAATAAATCCTCTTTGTTTTCCCTTCTTAAAAAGAACCTCTTTACTTTCTTCTGTAAAGACTTTTTTCTTCTTTTTTTTCTTAGCAACAGAAGCCTTCTTCTTCAAGGCCTCTGTTTTTTTAGTCTTTGGGGAAGCTTCTTTTTTTGGGGCTGTTTTTTTGACTTCTTTTTTTACCATATTATTATCTTAAAATTTAGATATTTCCCTGAAGACCTTGAAGTTCCTGACATAACAAATTGAACTCATTACTAAGTTCTTGGGCTCTTACATGATTGTCTTTTTCTTCAGCTCCCTTGATTTCCTTTGAAATATCATTAAGTTTCTTTTTCAAGGCTAGCATTCTTATCTCTCTTAAGCAATTATTTAACTCCTCTTTTGGCTCAATAGTTGAATCATCAATTTCTGCTTTCATAGAAAGATAGTCTATTTTTTCTTTTATTGCAGGCGGTATTTCCTCTTCAAGAGGTTTATCAAAAAGATCCATAATTTCTTGCGATTCCTTGGAAAAAAAATCCCTATCTTCTTTAGATATATTCTTGAAATTACCCGGTATCTTTAATCCGATAATTAAAGATCTTTCTTCTAAAAGATTTTTTCTTGGCGTTTTCTTGTCCTCTTTACTATCTATTATATTTTTTGAACCTATTCTTTCAACAGAATTCTTGTTTAGCTCCTTTAATATTGCATCTTTATCAATAGATAATCCTCTTGATAATTCTTGAACCCAGTGATCTTTTTCAATGTCATTTGATATTTTCGCAATTACCGGGAGCAATGCCTTGGCTATTTCCTTTTTACCTTCCGGAGTCTTATCATCAGATCTTGAAAAAGCATTTTGGAAATAGAATTCATTTATTGAAATTGGATCGCTAATTGCCTTTATCCAAAGATTCGGATCCTTCAAGACGATGTCGGCCGGATCAAGCCCCTCGGGCATATTTGCCACTTTAATGTTAAACCCTTTCGCTTGAGCCAAGTCTATTCCCCTCTTAGTAGCTGAGTCGCCAGCCATATCCATATCAAAAGCAGTAATTAGATTATTAGAATATCTTCTTAAGGCTTCTAATTGATATGAAGTCAAAGCAGTTCCCGAAGTTGATACTACATTCTCTAAGCCAGCTTGATGGGACATTATAACATCGGTGTATCCTTCAACTAAAATACAGGCGTCTTTTTTTCTTATCTCTATACGAGCACTGGTTAACCCATAAAGAGCCTTACTCTTGTCATATAGCATGGTGCTGGGAGTATTGAGGTACTTAGCCTCTTTCTTTTCGTCGCTTGATTCAAATATGCGACCCCCGAATCCAATAGGATAGGAATTAAGGTCAAGTATAGGGAAAATTATTCTTCTTCTAAATCGATCGTAATATTTAGATGCTCCGTCTTTTCTAATTGCTAACCCAGCTCTCTCTACTTCTTCAGCTCTATATCCCTTTTTCTCTAAAAATGAAAGCAATTCTTCCCAACTATCAGGAGCATAGCCAATCCTCCACTTTTCAATACTTTCTTTTGTTATTCCCCTTTCATTTAAGTAACTGACTACTCTTTTCCCTACAACCCCTTCTAGTTGTTTTTGAAAAAACTGATTTGCAAGCTCAGATATTTCATACAACCTTTCCCTTTCGGTGCGTAATTTTGGATCTTGCCTTTTTAATTCAACCCCTGCTTTCCTGGCTAATATACGGAGCGCGTCACCAAACTCTACTCCCTCTATCTTCATGATAAACTTAAAAATATCCCCTCCTTCTCCGCAACCTCCAAAACAGTGCCAGATTTGTCGTGCTGGACTAATAAAAAATGATGGGGTTTTTTCCGAGTGAAATGGGCAAAGAGCTCTGTAATTAGCACCAGATTTTTCTAGCTTAACGTACTCTCTTACAACCTCGAGAATATCAAGCCTGTTCTTGATTTCATCTATTGGGGAATTCATTATAATATGGTATGCTTAATTTCCTTTATTATAATGAATTTTTCGTTTTTTTTCAAATGAAGTCATGAAAAACGTTTCACTTAAATCTATAACGAAAATAATTTTAACTTCTAAGAAATTAAAGATACTCTTTGTGGCTAGTGAGGCCGCACCTTTCGCTAAGGCGGGTGGTTTGGGTGATGTTGTCAATTCTCTCTCTTCAGCATTAAAAGAACTTGGACAAGACGCTCGAATAATGATCCCCTATTACGGGACAATTGATCGAGTGAAATATAAAATAACTGAAGAAATTAAAAAACTAAAGGTCCCTACTGAACAACCAGAAATTAAATATCCCATAGTTAAAATTCTTTAACTTTTTTATTATATAATTCCATTATTATCTTACTATTCTCTCCGACCATACCATTTCCTATTTTTCGGTCATCAATTCCAACCACTGGAAGAATATCCTTGTTGGTAGCAGTCAGAAAGGCTTCTTCGGCAAATTTTAATTCATCAATAGATATGTCTCTTTCTTCTACCTCATAGTCATTCTTTAATAAATCGATTACAAAATTCCTCGTAGTTCCGAATAAGACACCATCTTTGGCCGTAATAATTTTATTATCCTTATAGATAAAAAAATTACTGGTGGAGCTCTCTAAGACTTTACCGTTAGAAAAATAAAGAAGATCAAAAAATTTATTATCCATACTAATCTTATTACTTATTGGAAAAATATAATTTGTAGTCTTAGACTTAGGAAGATCTCTTTGATGATCTATAGACATTAATCTGACTCCTTCCTGATAAAGCTTTTTATCTAATGGCACAATTTCCTTGTTGATGATAAAGAAATTGGGCTTATCTGAGTCAAATCCTATTCCCCCTATCGCCTCTCCCCCGGTAAGAACCATTCTAATCTCTCGATTACCTCCCCCGTTCTTGAATAACAACTCTTTTATTATTGATAATGTTTCTTCTTTTGAAAAAGGTATTTTAAGACCCATAGATGTAGCAGAATTAGTGAATCTATCGAAGTGCTGATCGTAAAGAAATGGCTTTTCATTATAGGTCCTTAAAACTTCAAAAATTCCATAACCCCGAAGAATTCCAATATCAAGAATGCTAACCTTAGCATCTTTTATGGGAATTATTTCTCCGTTTAAAAAACAATATTCGTTCATTTTATTAATCAGTTGTCAATTTCTCTTCTTGAGGAAATGTCTTGTTTTTAATAATAAGGATTAATGTTGCTGATATTAATCCTAGAATAGAGACCAATATAAACACTGTTTTAAAACCAAGAAATGTTGCTATTATACCGCCGAAAGCAGCTGCAAAGCCTAAAGCAAACCCTAGGCCGGTACTTTGAACACTCCAAGAGAAAGCTTCCCATCCCTTATTTATATGTCTGGTAAATATTCCATGCCAGGCAGGAACGACACAAGCCATTGCAATACCTCGAAAAAACTCTAAAGCAAATATGTGCCAAACATGAGTGGCCATAAAGTAGCCCAAGGGAATAAGAGATGAGACATAAAGTCCATATACTAAAAAGTTAAAGTCGTCCTCCTCTCCCTTTATCATATCTAAAAGATTGGCTAAAAATGGTTGTATTGTAGACTTAGTTATCCAGTATGTCGCCGCTATAAAGCCGACCATCTCTATTGATCCCCCTTCTATGTTACCGACTATAAATATTGCAAAAATGGGAGCCACCAACCCCCATCCTGAATGCAGAAAAAAATCGGCGGTTGTTAGTTTTACTATTACTTTATTTAATCTTTTCATTATTTTTCAGAAACAACTTTATTGAGTTCCATTAAAAATTCGTCGATATTTAGGCCATGAACTTCGGCTGCTTCTTCTATGCTTTCCGGTTCTGCCATCGGGCAACTAACACAACCTAGATTATACCTAATAAATACTTTTACTGTTTTCGGGTATTTCCTTATTACTTCCCCTATTTTCATTTCTTTTTTTATCTCCATGATTTTATATTTTATATAAATTATCTGAACTTATTAATTCTTTTATAAAAGAAATAATTTTATTGGGATCTAAATTTTTAACAAATTTACCTTTTCTAAAAAAAGATGCTTTTCCGTTTTCTATTCCAACGAAAGCAAGATCAGCCTCTTTTGCTTCCCCTAATCCATTAACAATACATCCCATAACTGCAATCTTAATTGGCTCTTTCTCAAATTCATCCGAATTATCTTCTAAGAATTTCGCTATTTGTTCTACTGGTATTTTTGTTCTGCTACAAGTAGGACAACTTATAATACTAAGCCCTTTTTCTCTTAATTTTAAACTTTTCAATATATCCCAACCCACTTTTACCTCTTCTTCTGGGTCACCACTCAATGAAACGCGTACTGTATCGCCTAATCCACTCATAAGAAGACCTCCTATACCTAATGTTGATTTAACAATACCGGCTCTAGCTCTCCCCGCTTCAGTTATACCAATGTGAAAGGGCCAATCCCCCTTTTCTGCTAAAAGTTGATGAGATTTTATAGTTGTTAAAACATCTGTTGATTTGATGGAAATAATTATGTCTTTAAAATTACAATCCTCTAAAAGCTTTATGGAACGAAGGGCAGATTCTACTAATCCCTCTGGAGTCACTTTATCTTTATATTTATGGAGTATGTCTCTCTGTAGTGATCCTCCGTTTATACCAACTCTTATTGCTATTTTATTTTTTTTTGCTGATTTGGCTATAGCCATCACTTTTTCCTTGTCTCCGATGTTACCTGGATTGATTCTTATCTCATCAGCACCATTCTTTATCGACTCTAAGGCTAATTGCCAATCAAAATGTATGTCTGCTACCAAAGGCATATCTATTCCCTTTTTAATCTCCTTTAAAGCTAGCGCCGATTCTTTATCAGGAACAGATACTCTTATAATTTCACACCCCGCTTTTTGTAGCCTCTTTATTTGGTCAATTGTGGCTTTAACGTCTTTTGTGTCAGTATTAGTCATTGACTGAACCAGTATGGGATTCTTGCCTCCAACCTTTAAGCCTCCCACTCTAACTGCTCTTGATTTTCTTCTAATTATATTTGGCTTCATTAAGTTATGGATTTAATTTTTTCAATTACATCTTCAATGACCCATTCTGGGGTTGATGTTCCGCTAATAATTGCTACTTTATTAGCACCAGAAAACCAGTTCCCGTCAATTTCATAAGATCCTTCAACACCATAAACCGGCCTCCCCTCGTCTTCTACAATCTTCACTAATCCCTGTGTATTAGCGCTTCTACGAGAACCAATGACTATGGTTAAATCAGCCTCTTTTGAAATAGCTCTCACCTCATTCTGTCTTTCCATAACTGAATTGCAAAAAGTATCACAAACTTTTACTGATTTAAATTTTTCTTTTAACTCCTTAATTAATTCTGATATCTCCTTTTTGTCTTGAGTTGTCTGTATTACTATTCCTATCGAAGAATCTAAAGGAAGGTGTTTAGTTTCATTAATATCTCTAATAATTAATCCTTTATGATTTATAACTCCATTAATAGCTTCAACTTCTGCGTGTCCCTTATCACCAATAATAACAACGTTATAGCCATCTTTATGAAGCAATCTAGCAAAGTTTTGAGCTTTTTTAACAAGGGGGCAAGTGGCATCAATTATTTCTACACCTTTTTCTTTTAGTCTTTCTAAGACATGGTCTCCTTCTCCATGTGCCCTTATAATAACGATTCCCTCCTTTGCTTCATCTACTGAAGAAATAAATTCTATCCCCTGTGAAGAAAGCTTCTCTATTACATTTTCGTTATGAACTAAATGCCCCAACATTTGACAAGAAGAGCCTTTTTTTCTTTCAAGAGTGTTTAAACTTATAGTATAAGCCCGCTTAACTCCGAAGCAAAAACCAATATTCTTTGCAATTATTAACTTCATTTTATTTTAATTTAAAATTTGTTCCATAAAAAACAGGATGTAATGTCCTGTTTTAAAGATACTATAAACTAACCCAAAATACAAACATAAATTAAGAACAAAGATAGTTAACTTTTTTCACCTTATATACAGTGTCCGCATCAGTAGCTATCACCACCTCATCCCCTTCTTTCTTCCCTATTAGAGCTTTTCCGATAGGTGATTCCTTTGAAATCTTACCTGAAAATGGATCTGCCTCAATTGTATCAACGATAACAAACTGATCCTCTTTACCTTTATTTTCTACAAAAACCGTTGCTCCAACATCAACAGTTTTCTTTTTCTTTAATAAGGATGGTTTAATTAAATTTACATTTTTAATAATTTGATCTAATTCCATAATTCTAACCTCTAAAAATGCGAGATCTTCTTGAAAATGAACATAGTCTAGATTTAGTTCTTCAGAATGCATAGGTTCGGGAATACTATCTTGATCACTAACCTTAGCTTGCTTCATCTTTTTTAAAGCATAATATTCCTTTTCTATTTTTTCCAGCCCTTCCTTGGTAAGATAAAATTTTCTTTCCATATTATTAAAAGTTGAAACCTCTTTTTTAGGGAGGTTAGAAAACTTTCTTATTTTTATACACTTCCTTTGAACCTTTTTTCTATTCTCCCTTATGATTTTTATTGTTTGCAAAAAAACAAACAATAGTCTTAATGACTTGCCCTTTTTCTGTGAAAGCAACAATATATTTTTTAAATTCTTCTATCATATAGATATGATTCTATCTTTTATACATTAATTGTCAAGACTATTAAAGCAACAAATCAAGTAATATTGTTGCAACAATAAAATAAATTACCAGAGCCGAAATGTCTGCTACAATAGTACCAAAAGGACCGGATCCAAGAGCAGGGTCTTTCCCTTTCGAAAAAAGAACCCATACAATAACGATGGTGACTAAAATAGTAAATCCGGTTATTATGAAAAGTGATACTGCTAATATTAATCCGGTCAGAAGCGTCCCAGCCATCAGAAAAGACACCAAAAACATAAGTGACGATAAAACTATCCCCATTAATAACCCCACCTTGATTTCCCTTCTAAAATAATCTTTTTGAGAAATGCGACCAATTGCAAGACTTCTCACATAAAGAGTTTGAGTTTGTGCACTTAAAGCTCCTGCCATATAAAGTATTAATGGAATAAATGCTGTTAAAATAAAGTGTTCACTTAAAGGCTCTTTAAAGAATGTGGTAATTATGGCTGCTACCATTCCCCCGAAAAGACCTACTGTCAACCACGGCAATCTCATTTTAGCCAGCTCCCTAGGAGAAGCCTTTTCAATTTTAGTAGAAAAGCCGTCTGCCTCGCGAATACCGACGGATAATAACATATCCTCAACATGCTCATTATGTAAAATATCTAAAATTGTATCGGATGGAACAACCCCCAATAAGTCACCTTTCTTATCTACGACTGGTATTGCTTTAAGATTGTGCTTAATGGCTAAAATAGCAACCTTTTCTTGATCTGAATATGGCTTAATGCTAACCACATCTGTTTTCATAAAAGTCTCAACAACTGACTTATCTGGTCTTTTGAAAACTTCTTGAATTGAAAATACTCCTACTAATTTTCCCTTATCGGTAACATAAACATAATTAAAAGTCTCTAATTCAGAGGCTTTTTTGAAAATCATATTCTTTACTTCTAGAACCGTGTTTTTTATCCCGCAAACTGGCACATTGGGAACCATTTTTTTTCCAGCACTTTCAGGAGGGTATTTTTTCTTGAAAAATTTAATCATATATTTTCTTTATTATATCAGAATGAAAATAAAATAAACAGGAGACATGTCTCCTGTTTATTATTAGGGGGGCAAGCCAAATGAATTTAATCAAAACAAGCTTTTACAGGAAAGGACCTTCCCTAGGGTACCCATTGATTTCTTTCATTAAGCCCACTGTCCTTAGAAGACTTTGCTTCGCACCCCCAAAACAATGTTAGCGAAGGACTATTTTTTGTCAACTATTTTTTGGCTACAATAAAAAAATTAGATAATGACGTGTCTTTTTTTGAAACCGCATTATAATCCCGGGGGACTTTACTTATTAATTTTTTAGCGTATTCTTCTTTCATATATGAAGGAAAAAGAAATAATAAAAGAAATAATTATAAGTGGAGCAAATGATCTAAAAGGGCTTGAAAAGGCAAAAAGAAAAATAATGAAAAAGTATAAGAGCCTTGCCCCAAGTAACGTAAAGCTGCTTCAAAAATATCATAGAATGACCTCAAAAGAAAGAGAGGCCTTGTTTTTATCTTGCAATATGACCTTTTCTGCTAAACGAGATATGGAAATAAAAAACATCCTTAAAACTCGGCCGGTGAGATCGCTGTCTGGAATTGTTAATGTATCAATTCTAACTAAGCCCTATCCATGTCCCGGTGAATGTATTTATTGTCCAGAAGAAAAAGGCATTCCCAAAAGCTACTTAAGCAATGAGCCGAAAGAATATTAAAAAGATTATTCCCTGCTATGTTCGAATACAGCGCTTAATGAGGGATATTCCCGCCCAAAGCATTGAGGCCGGATCTAAAATATCAAATCTTGGACAAATAATTACTCAAGAATCACTCCAAGAAGAATGGAAATGCAATTGCATAAGATGTCGAGAAATAAAAGAAGATTATAATCCCAAAGAAAAATTAACTATATTTAGAAAAGATTATCTAGCTTCTGGTGGAACTGAAATATTTCTAAGCTTTGAGGATCAAAAAAATAAGAATATTTATAGTCTATTAAGGCTAAGGATTAATGACAAAGATCCAGATATTAATGCTCTAAAAAATGTAGCTATAATCAGAGAGATTCATACTTATGGACAACAAGTTAGCATAAAAAATGATGGAAATAATTCTCCTCAACATAAGGGACTTGGCAAAGCTTTGATAAATAAAGCTGAAGAAATTGCTCACAGTGAATTTGGTAAAAAAAAGATAGCGGTTATCTCCGCAACTGGAACAAGAAATTATTATAGAAAACTAGGATATAGGCTAAAGGATACTTATATGATTAAAACTATATCAGCTTCTTAATAAGATATATTGGAACAGTTATTATCAACGCTATAATTCCAAAAAAAACTCCGACAATCAAACTTGTTGTAAGATATTCATTGATAAAAATATCAACCTGCTCAATAAATAGATTAAAATTAATCAAAAGACTTAGAACCACTGCAATAGCTATTAAGCCAACTAATGAATTTTTTAAATCTTGGCGTGAAGGAATAAGGCAGATCAGCACAGAAACTGTGAGATAAAGAAAGAGCCAAAACTTCCACGAACCCCAATGATTAATAATAAAAAAAAGAGACGAGCGGATTAGCTCAATAAAATCTTTATATAAAGACCCGGAAAAAAGGATTGTTTCTGGGAAATTAAAATCAAAAATATTTAATAAAAGAAAAAGGAAAGCAATTCCACCTATTACAGGAAACATTCCGATAATCGGCATTCCGATTACAGGTATCTTTGGCTTTCTATGCCTAACGTACCCCCCTTTTGATGAAAAGAACTTAACCTCTTCTATTTTTGACCCGGTCAAAAAACAGCCCAAAACATGGGATAGCTCATGAATAATAATTCCAGGGAACATAAGAATCTGGAACGTTTTCCCTGAAAATATTTTAGTCCAAAGACTAGTTAATACAAAACTAGTCAAAACAAGGATCGTGATCCAGAAAATCATCCCAACAAAAAAACTGACCGTGTTCATCATTATTTTAATCCTTTTTTAATTTCTTCAAACTCTTGCGCAAACTGTATTAAGTACCTTACTCCAGTTCCCGTCGCCCCCTTTGCCATTCCTTGATTTTCAATAGAAGTCATTGTAGTAGCAATGTCTAGATGAATCCAAGGATGGCCATCGATAAAATTCTTTAAAAACATGGCCGCAAGAATTGCCCCTCCGACACCTTTATTAGATCCAGTATTCGCAACATCACCAAAAGAACTAGCTATTTCTTCCTGATATTCATCCCAACATGGCAATGGCCAAACAATATCTCCAGATTTATCCCCTATCTTTCTAAAGTCGCTCTCCATTTCATCCTTATTAGTAAACATAGCTATTGCTCTGTTTCCAAGGGCAATAACTGAAGCGCCTGTCAAAGTAGCAACATCAATAATTAATTCTGGCTTATACTTCTTTACGGCAAAAGAAAGAGCATCAGCCAAAATAATTCTACCCTCTGCGTCAGTATTTTTAACTTCAATTATTTTTCCATTATATGCCCGTAAAAGATCGCCTGGTCGGTAGGAATTACCGGACGACATATTTTCAACAGCGGGAATGAAACACATAATATTAATAGGCAAATTAAGAAGCGCGATAGCTCTAATTGCTGCCAATACTGATGCTCCACCAGACATATCCATATGCATACCAAGCATTGAGTCCCCTGTTTTAATATTCAGCCCTCCGCTATCAAAGGTTAATCCCTTACCAATAAAAGCTAAATCAATCTTCTTATCCTTCTTCTTGCCTAAATATTCAACTAATATCATTTTTGGTTCTTCAGCACTGCCTTGAGAAACTCCCAATATTCCACCCATCTTAAGTTCTTTGATTTTCTTCAAATTAAAGACTTCGGTCCTTAAATTCTTTAACTTACTTAATTCTTTCACTGCTACAGTCGCTAGTAGTGAGGGAGTCATCTCTCCGCCAGGAGTATTAGACAAGTCTCTGGCAAAATTAAGTGATTCTCCAATAACGGTTCCCCTTTTAATTCCCTTTTGAGCTTCTAGTAATCGTGATGTAATAATTTCAATGTTATTTATAGTAAAGCCGGATTCTTTCTTATACTTGCTAAAATCATACTCGGCTAATAATATATTTTCAACTATCTGACTAAAAATATCTTCTTGGGGAAGAAGGCTATCAAGAAATATAGAAGCGTTAAGTATTTTATTATCTTTAATTATTCGAACTGATTTCCTTATAGCTAACAAGAATTCTTTAACTTTCCAATTCTTCCTATCTCCAATATTTAAAAACAAAAAAGATCCTTGGTCATAAAAGGCTATTCTAAATTCTCCACTATCTAACTTTAAGTAAAGATCACTAAATAATGATATCTTTTTATCTAACTCTTTATTTCCTGACGAAATAGTTTCTCCGGAAAAAAAGGGAAAAACTAAGATTTTTTCTTTAGTTACAGATAAATTAGTTGATGCTAAGAGTTTTATTTTCATTTTCTTTTAGTTTTAACATTTTTTGATATAGCTCTTCTACCATCTTCTCTTTTTTTTCTTCAGTAAAAGGTTGCTTACGAATCTGACTTTTTTTAATTCTAATATGTTTCTTTATTCCTTTTGGTATTTTTTTCTTCATATTTTTATAATTATATTTTCTCTTTATTACCGCAATTTACTAGTCCTGCTC
Coding sequences:
- a CDS encoding leucyl aminopeptidase, with product MKIKLLASTNLSVTKEKILVFPFFSGETISSGNKELDKKISLFSDLYLKLDSGEFRIAFYDQGSFLFLNIGDRKNWKVKEFLLAIRKSVRIIKDNKILNASIFLDSLLPQEDIFSQIVENILLAEYDFSKYKKESGFTINNIEIITSRLLEAQKGIKRGTVIGESLNFARDLSNTPGGEMTPSLLATVAVKELSKLKNLRTEVFNLKKIKELKMGGILGVSQGSAEEPKMILVEYLGKKKDKKIDLAFIGKGLTFDSGGLNIKTGDSMLGMHMDMSGGASVLAAIRAIALLNLPINIMCFIPAVENMSSGNSYRPGDLLRAYNGKIIEVKNTDAEGRIILADALSFAVKKYKPELIIDVATLTGASVIALGNRAIAMFTNKDEMESDFRKIGDKSGDIVWPLPCWDEYQEEIASSFGDVANTGSNKGVGGAILAAMFLKNFIDGHPWIHLDIATTMTSIENQGMAKGATGTGVRYLIQFAQEFEEIKKGLK